TCCTCGGCGCTCGGCGAGGGCTCGGTCTTTGCCTTCGAGCTTGAGATCGTGGAGTAGATCGAAATCCGTTTGTCTGCCGGGATTGCACTTGTATTTTAGTTGGGCAGCCAGGACGACGATTGTCGCCTGGCTGTCGCCGTTAAGGGCGCATGGCATTGATGATCATTGTTTTTGCACATGCCAGATTTGACGTGCCTTCTTCACCTGTGGTATGTGTATTCTGTCGCAAGCCTGCTCATAAGCTGCGGCAAGATTGGGCTGGTTCATTGCGCGATGTTCGTGATCAGTTCATGGCGCTTGAGCTACAGCGCAAAGCGCCGGACTGGTGAGGTATATGCTAACCCCATGAGCGACAGCGTGCTCCACGCAACCTGGCTGCCAGCCGCGCAGCGCCTCTTCATGTGGGGCGAGTCGGTCGAGGTGCCGCGCCGCAAAGGACGCCAGCCCAGGATCCCGCGCCACCCATACCAGAGCGCGCCGGAGACGATCAGCGAGCGCCTTGATCAGCTTGCGCTCAAGCAGGCCGATGCAGCCGAGCACCCGCAGACGATCTGGCTGCCCTCGGCCAACGGCTCGCCGCTGCCGTCGCCGGAGCTGCTGGAGATGGGCGCGTCGCTGCCGGAGGCTGAGCACGTCGAGCTAGCTCCCTGGCAGGTGACAGGTCTGCTGCTGCCGGTCGACGCCGCGCTCGACCTGCTGCTGGCACTCTCGTCGGCGCAGGCGACCGGCGCGGATCTGCAAGCGTGGCGCGTTGCGGCGCTCGTGGCGATGCGCCTGATTGCCCGGCAGCAGGTGGTGCCTGTGTTGCAGCGCGACGGCTTTCACCTGCGGGCGCGCTGGCAGCCGCGTCTCGATCCTGAGACGGCGCAGACCGTGGCGCTGCTGTCGCGCAGCCTTCCGCCGATCTGCCGCGCGGCGGTCGACGATCCAGCCAGCGCTCCCGCGCCCCGCGCGCTGCTCGACGACTTTCTCGCGGCGGCGGTCGATGCCACGATCCGCGCGATTGCGCTCAAGACCACGCTGCCGACGACCACGCCCGGCGGTACATGGCTGCGTGCGCTGCTCGGCGCCGATCCGATCCTCAAGCTGAGCGGCCCTGCGGCGGATGATCTGTTCAAAAGCTGGCAGGCGTGGGCCGGTCAGGGCAACGTCGCGGGCGATGAGCAGTTTCGCATCACCTTTCGGCTTGAGCCGCCCGACGACGAGGCCGATCCGTGGCTGCTGACCTACCTGCTCCAGGCCACCGACGATCCCAGCCTGCTGGTGCCCGCAGCGAGCATCTGGCGCGAACAGGGCCAGACCTACACCTACCTTGAGCGGCGCTTCGAGCAGCCCCAGGAGCGCCTGCTGACGGGACTCGGCTACGCCGCGCGCGTCTTTCCTCCGATCGAGGCGAGTCTGCGTCAGGCCGCGCCGGAGCGCGCGGTGCTCTCCGCGACCAAGGCGTTCTCCTTTCTCAAGGAGGCCGTGCCGCTGCTTGAGCAGAGCGGCTTCGGCGTGCTGATCCCGGCCTGGTGGCAGGGCCGTGGCGCGCGTATCCAGGCCAGAGCACGCGCGAAGTCGACAGCGCCGAAGCCCAACGAGAAGGGCGTGCTCAGCTTCGAGCGGCTGGTCAGCTTCGACTGGGAGCTGTCGATCGGCGGCGAGCCATTGGACCGCAGCGAGTTCGAGCGGCTGGTCGAGCTAAAGCTGCCGCTGGTGCAGGTGCGCGGCCAGTGGATCGCGCTCGACCCTGAGCATATCGACCGCGTGCTTCGGCTCTTTGAGCAGGGCGGCGGCACGCTGACGCTGGGCGAGGCGCTGCGTATGGGCCTCGGCGCCGATGGCGCGGTGACGCCCCAGGGCGTTGAGTTTGCCGGTCTGGAGGCTGAGGGCTGGCTGCACGACCTGCTGGCGACGCTCTCCGATCTTCAGCGTCTTGAGCCGCAGCCGGAGCCGCGCCAATTTCACGGCACGCTGCGTCCGTATCAGTCGCGCGGCTTTTCGTGGATGGCCTTTCTGCGGCAGTTCGGCCTCGGCGCGTGTCTGGCCGACGACATGGGCCTTGGCAAGACCGCCCAGACGCTCGCGCTGCTGCTCCACGAGCGCGAGCGCCTCAACGTGACCGCGCCCGCGCTGATCGTCTGCCCGACATCGGTGATCGGCAACTGGCTGCGCGAGCTTCAGCGCTTCGCTCCGGCGCTGCGGGTGATGATCCATCAGGGCGCGGACCGGCGGCAGGGCGAGGCGTTCGAGCGCGCTGCCGCCGAGCATGACGTGGTGCTGACCAGCTTTCCGCTGCTGGCGCGCGACCGCGAGACGCTGACGAGCGTCGGGTGGGATAGCGTCGTGCTGGACGAGGCGCAGAACATCAAGAATGCCTCGGCCAAGCAGGCGCAGGCGGCGCGTGCGCTCACGGCGCGGCATCGCGTGGCGCTGACGGGCACGCCCGTCGAGAATCGGCTGACCGAGCTGTGGAGCATCATGACCTTCCTCAATCCCGGCTACCTCGGCAGCGAGGCGGCTTTCCGGCGCGAGTTTGCCCGCCCGATCGAGCGCACCGCCGACCCACAGGCGACCGAGCGGCTCAGGAAGCTGACGACTCCGTTCGTCCTGCGGCGCTTGAAGACCGACCCGGCGATCATCTCTGATCTGCCGGAGAAGCTGGAGATGAACGTCTACTGCACGCTCACGCCTGAGCAGGCCACGCTCTACGAGGCAGTGGTGCAGGATGCGCTTGAGCAGATCAACCAGGCCGAGCAGGACGAGAACGCGATCCAGCGGCGCGGCCAGGTGCTGGCGATGCTGATGCAGCTCAAGCAGGTCTGCAATCATCCCGCGCAGTTCTTGAAGGACGGCAGCCCGCTGCCGGGGCGCTCCGGCAAACTGGCGCGGCTGGTCGAGATGCTGGAGGAGGTCTATGCCGAGGGCGACCGAGCGCTGATCTTCACGCAGTTCGCCGAGATGGGCGCGATGCTGCAAAGCCACCTGAGCGCGGCATTCTTCGACGATGTGCTGTTTCTGCACGGCGGCACGCATATCAAAGAGCGCGACGGGATGGTGCGGCGGTTTCAGGCACCCAAAGGCCCGCGCGTCTTCATCCTGTCGCTCAAGGCGGGCGGCACCGGCCTGAATCTAACAGCGGCCAATCATGTCTTCCACTTCGATCGCTGGTGGAATCCGGCGGTTGAGAACCAGGCTACCGATCGCGCCTTTCGCATCGGCCAGAGGCGCAACGTGCAGGTACACAAGTTTATCTGCGGCGGCACGCTGGAAGAGCATATCGACGAGCTGATCGAGAGCAAGCGCGCGCTGGCCGAGAGTGTCCTGGGCGGCGGCGAGAGCTGGCTGACCGAGCTGAATACCGACCAGCTTCGCGATCTGGTTGCGCTGCGACGAGCGGATGTGGTGGAGGCCTGAATGCCCGTACGAATCACAATCTATCGCCTGGATGACGACGATGACGACGAGTATGACGACGAGTATGACGACGAGTATGACGATGATGACGAGTATGACGATGATGACGACCGTTACGAAGGTGCTTACGGCGATGATTTCTGGTACTACCCGCCATCGCGTCCGATCGAGGTCAAGGATGGCATCAAGGCCAGGAGCAAGAGCGGCGCGTTCGGCTCGTCGTGGTGGGCCAAGCGCTGGATCGGCGTGCTGGAGTCGTTCGGCTGGGGCACACGCTTGCAGCGCGGGCGAACGTACGCGCGCAAAGGTCAGGTCGTCAGCATCGACATGGGCATCGGGCTGGTGAAGGCCAGGGTGCAGGGCTCAGATCCACGGCCCTACACCGTCAAGATCGAGATCCCGCCGCTCAAAGATGCCGATTGGGATCGCGCGATCGACGCGATGGCACAGCAGGCCGTTTTTGCCGCCAGGCTGCTGAGCGGCGAGATGCCGCAGGAGATCGAAGAAGCGTTTACGGCGGCGGGCCTGGCGCTCTTTCCCAGGAGCGGGCGCGACCTCGCAACGCAGTGCTCGTGCCCGGATTTTGCCAATCCGTGCAAGCATATCGCCGCCGTGTACTACCTGCTCGGCGAGCGCTTCGACGAAGATCCGTTTCTGATCTTCCATCTACGAGGCCGCAGCCGCGAGCAACTGATCGCTGCCCTGCGCAGCCGCCGGGCAGCCGCCCTCGGCGACACCGCCGAGCCGATCGGCGCTCCGTCCGAGCCCGCCGTGCCGCTCGCCGATCAGCTCGACGATTTCTACCACGCGGGCACCGATCTCACGGCGCTCGTCGTGCCGATCGGCCAGCCAGAGGTCGAGGCGGGCCTGCTGCGGCAGATGGGCACAGCTCCGGCTGGCATCGATCCCGACCTCCGCGCCCTCTACGGTGCGATGACCGGCCATGTGCTCGATATGGTCTTTGGCAAGGAGTAGCCTGGCGGCGGAGAAACGCTACGCCCAATCGACCGGCAGCGGCACCAGAAGGCGCTCGCCCCGCTCCATCAGATCCTCGATCTCCGCCTCGTCCGGGCTGGGGCCGCTTGACACGACCTTGACCGCCTCCAGCGTCTGCTGCTCCAGCTCCACGGCGAAGATCACCACCCGTGTATTCGCCTCGGCCTGCTCCTGATCCGTGTGGCGCAGGTCGAAAACGTAGAAGCCCCAGGATGCTTCGTTCCATACGTCCGACGGCACGGGCGCTTGCAGCTCCGAGTGGATGCGTCGGTAGTAGGCCGAGCGCTTGACCACCTTCAGGCCGTCGTTCAGCCGACAGGCATAGTCGATCTGACCGGCTGCACGAGCCGGACTATCGTCCCCTCAACGGCGCTGAACCAATCGTATTTCCATATGCGATCCTCAAATCAATACGCGCCGTTCGGGTACAACCGGGAGCGGTCGCTTCCCGAACGGCATCTCTCACGCGACATTACTGGATTCAGGCGTGTACCGCGTAGAAGCAGTGGTCGTTGCCGACGCTATCGTTGCCGCAGAGCGTTCCATGGTTATGCTTGCAGCCACCACCGCTACAGCCCAGGTCGAAGAACATCGGCGATTCCGAGAAGGCCCCGATCGTATCGTCACAGTTGCAGTGCCTCAACGTGCCCGAGCAGTTGTTGCCGCTGGATGGTGCGCATCCGCCGGGGCACCGGTTGCCAGCCATATAGTCGGGAGCACGACCATACCAGATGTCGGTCGAGACGTGCCGCGTCTGATCGCTGCTGGTTCCGCAGCCCAGATAGAACTGGTACGGCTGCGTGAGCACGCTGTTATATTTTTCGCACACGCCGCTTCCTGAGTTGTCCACCGAGATGCACCCTGAGACGGTGCCCCGCGAGACGCGCCGCCGAGCGGTCCAGCCACACAGCCGCTGCCCGCCCTCGTTCTCGCCGCGCGCCTCGCAGTAGATCATAATCGCCAGGCGGCTATGACCCGTGCAGTGCGTCAGCGCGCCGACCTCATCCTCGAAATGCACGCCCTCTTGCGCGCGGCTGCCCGCTATGCGATACCTGGCCGCAGCGGGGAACATCGCGCTGAAGCTGTGGAAGTGCTCGTACTCGGCGCGCGCCGCACCGTGCTGGCCCATGCGCTCCAGCGCGAAGCCGCGTAGGAAGTGCGGATACTCCTTGTGCTCGTCGGCGTCGATCAGCGCGACCGTCTCCTCATAGCGGCCCTGGTCGATCAGCCACTCCGCGTAGCCGGTCAGCGGGTCGATATGTCCGTCGGGGCGCTGGCTCATCGCCTGCTGGAAGAAGCCCTCGGCGCGCGCGTCGCCAAAGGCGCGCAGCCCCCTGGCATAGTCCAGGGAGACGAGGAACGGACGATTGCCGACGGTGGGACGGCTGGAGAGGTCGAAGGCTCGCTCGAAGAGCCGCTCGAAGAGGCCCTGCTCTCCGGCTTTCGGCAGCACCTCGGTCAGCAGATCGGTATAGCGCACTTTGCCGTGATCCATCGCCATATCGGCAGCCCGCGCCAGATGAAGGGCGGCACTGCGCAGATCGGCCTGAGCGCCGCTGTGCTCGTAGCGGTGCCAGAGGGCACAGCCGAGGCCAGCGTGCGAGTGACGCTGGTTGGGATAGGCTTTGATCGCCTGTTTGAAGATTGCAATCGCGCCGTTGAGATCATCCGCCCGCCAGAGCAGGTTGTTGCCGTCGAGGTAGAGCCGGAGCGCATCGACGGTTTCGTTCGGGTCGGGGAAGTCGGCGGCATGGAACAGATAGGTGTCGGCGATGAACTCCGCGACACCCGGCGCCAGATCGAGCGAGGAAAGCCCTGCTCTGCTCGCCAATACGCGCAGTGGCTCAAGGGTCAGTCCGCCAGCGAGCGCGCCAGCACCTAGCGCAACGTTCCGTAGAAACTGACGGCGAGTGGTGTTTCCCACAGCGGTTCCTCCGTTGTGTTCAAAATGTTCTTCGTTAGAGGGTAGCAGATGGGTCTGAAAACGGGCTGAAAAATTAGGGGAGGATATTAAAATTTTATTTAGACCGGGGGTACAATCCGCTGTGGCAGGGTCGGGGGATGTGGAAACAAGAGAACAACGGAACAGGGGAACACGGACGTTAAGCCGTTGTTTCCTTGTTCCGTTGTTCTTCGATCGGGGCGCTAGCGACCGGCGGTAAACTCCTCGATCGCCAGGATTGGCCGGATCGCCTGCTCGACCTCGCCGTGGACGAAGTAGTGCTGAAGCCGATCGTTGCGCAGCGCGTTGCCGAGCGCCGCCATGATCATGCCTTGATCGAGCGCCAGGTAGTAGCGCGACATCTCGCCAGTTGTGACGTTGATCGCGTCGTAGAAGCCGCCCCAGCCGTAGGCGCCGAAGTCTGTGCGCAGGTTGCTCAGGTTCTCCAGCGCGGCGTCGGGCGCGAACTCAAGCGCCAGGAACGAGGCGTGCGGCGTGACCACGCCCTGCCCATAGTCCGTGGGGATGCTGGCCGGTCGTGGGCAGCCCGGATCGGACCAGCCATAGTCGACCGTGGTGCGCTCCTGGTCGGAGGTGTAGCCCGCCGGGTCGAGGCCAATCGGATCGACGCCGTACTCGCGGTAGCCGCCCGCCGGATTATTCGACGGCGAGAAGCCCCAGTAGCCGTAGCCCGCCTCCTGCATGCCATGCTCGATCTGCGCCTGGACGTAGAGCGGATGGTTGATGCCCCAGCTACGCGCGCCCCACTCCTCTTCGGGCACGAACAGCGGCACCATCAGTGCCTCGAACATGCTGCCGCCCCAGCTTGGCACGATGTCCATGCCCCGGTAGGTGTAGTGTCCCTCGAAGACATCGACGCCAAGATAGTTGCGCCAGACGCCCTGCGGCTGCATCTCCTGCCAGCTCCAATCGCAGGTCGGCGGGAAGGTGCGCCACATCTTGAAGTAGTGCGTCGCCGGAACGCCGTCCTTGGCGATGCCGATGTAGCTCGCGATGCGCGGCTCGGTGTTGAGCGCGCCGTAGTGGTGGCCGGTGTAGAAGACATCGGGGCCGCCGCCGCAGTAGAAGCCGAGCGGCCAGTTGCCTGGCGGCGGGCTGGTATCCCAGAAGCCGCCGCGCATCAGACCGGCGGCGGGATCGTAGTAGCAGCTAAAGTTCATCTCCCCGACGATCGCCTGGGCCTGATCGCGGAGCTGCGGCACGCTGTTCGTCACCATCATCAGCGCCATCGCCAGCCAGCCGTTATCGACGCTGGAGAGGAATGGATAGACCCTGCTCTGATCAACCGGCCACGTGGTCAGCTTCTCGCCGGTCGCGGGATTGTACCAGTTGTAGAACATGCCGCTCGGCTCGTGTCGCTCCAGCTCCGCCAGCGCTTCGAGCGTCTGCGCGATGCGCTCGCGCGCCTCCTGGGGGGTGATGATCTGGAGATCGCGCGCCACCAGCGTGCTCCAGATATAGGCGCCGATGTTGGTCGGCGAGGTGTAGGCGGATACCTGGTGTGTCACGGCGTTGATGTTGTCGGCGGGCAGGCCGGTCTGCTCATCGACCATCGCCACGAACGATTGCCAGGTATCGACGGCGTACTGTCGCAGCACTCGCTGCTGCTGCACGCTGAGGCGGTTGTCCTGCGGCCCGGCCTGCGTCAGCGCGGGCAGCATTGCGCTCAACGCCAGCAGCGCCACAGCCGCGACCCGGATCGGGTTCTTCATCGAGTTGCTCATCTTGACACTCCCTGTTAGAACTATCGTCGTTCGAGTCGGGTAATTGTCGAAGCGCACTAACAAGCATAGCATAAAGCCTGCCAACTTGTCGCTACCGTGATCCGCAGGCGCGGCGCGCTGGCTCATCATGCAGCTAGCGGGTATAGCTCACCGGCGACGGCACCGGGGAGAGCTTATTCTTGATAAACGGCTGTCCGACCGCCTGGACATAGATCTGGTAGGTTCCCGCCGGGAGCGCGCAGTTGGCGAGATTGTATGAGGCGACGGAGGTCGGCAGGTCGCCTGAGCAGTTGTACATGGTGCTGGTATTGGCGGCTCTGGCCCACACAGTAACATGGTGGATCGTGCTGCTGCTGCCGCCGTTCCAGGAGAGCGTCCAGCTTACGGTGCTGCCGCTGCGGCTGATGTTGATCGCGCTCAAGCAGTTGTCGATGCCGATCTCAAGCGCGGTGCCCTCCTCGTAGTCGTTCCAGGTGTTGAGCTGCAAGGCGGTCGCTGCGGTCGGAGCCTCACGCAGCGCCTTGAACGAGTCCAGCCAGGTCTGGCCGCAGCGCTGGTCCACGAAGCGCCGGATACCGCCAGGACCCCACAGCACGGGCGCGTCGTCGAACCCCTTGTAGGCCGAGCCGATCGAGATGCGTCCGTTGCGGCTCAGGCCGTACCACCAGCGGAGATAGCTGTAGGAGGTCGTGTTGACATCGATCCAGGCAAAGGCGCCATCCGCCTGCTCGGCTGGCACGCGCGTCGGGTCGAGGCCCGCCGACCCCTCGTACATGAAGATGTGGTCGCTGACGCCGCTGCGCGAAGAGGCCCAGTAGCGCACGCTGGCCCAGTCGATTGACGGATAGTTCTGCTGCACGTCGAAGAAGTAGATGATCGGGCGGCCCGCGCCGTCGCGCATATAGGCGCTGCCCATCCTATTCTCATAGGTCGGAATGATATAGTCGCGAATATGCCGGTTGAGGCGGCTGGTGCAATCGGTGCTACAGCCGGAGAGCGCACCTTTATCGATCATAATCGACAGCACGAAGCGATTGCCCAGACCCCGCGCCAGAATACGGTCGCGCCAGACCAGCGTGGTCTGGTCTGCATAGGTGCCCTGGCCGTACCAGTTGATGATCACGCCGTCCAGCCCCCGGCTGATCATGTCGCTGATCTGACGGTCGACGACGGCGGGATCGGCTGAGTGATACCCCGGCAGCAGATGCTTCGAGGGATTGTTGCCGTCGAACCAGGGCATGACATGCGCGTAGATCTTGCCGCTGAAGCTGCCGGTCAGCGTCCGAATCGACACCTTGCTGATGTTCAGATCGATGTGCTGATTGCCGTTCTCCCACAGCCTGGTGTTGACGTACGGCCAGGTGTTGTTGAACTTAAAATTGTTGTTGCTGGTGTTCGGCTCGTAGACGTTGTGCCAGGTGTCGGTTCCTACCGCCTGGGTACTCCAGGGCGTGAGGATCGTAATCAGGAGCAGGCCGCAGATAACCGCCTGGAGCATGGCCTTGATCGGATTCATCGTCGCTTCCTTTCCGGCGCGGTCTTCCGATAGAGGTTAGAAGTGCGCTGGTGCTAGAGTAGCGCTGGACACGGCTCGCGATCTTCTGGAGATGGGGCATCACACGAAACGCCGGGCTAGATCTGGATCTTAATTTTACCATATTTTAACTAGCATGGTGCAGGATCTTTCAGTTCAAAGTTTCCCGCGCTTGGTGCCTGGTGCTGTGTTCTCCCCACGCTCCCCGGTGAATACTTCTTCACGCAGCGCCGCGCGTTCTTTCCGCTACGCGGCGCTTCAAGGGCGTATCATGAGGCGAGGATGAGAGATCGTCGGCTACGTAGCATTGCGTTGCACCCGGAACCTGATCTCCTCCCGAAGGAGGATAGACTATGCAAGCGCCGGTCGAAATGGAATCCATCCAGGTCAAGGGGAGCGAGCTGATCGATCGCATCAAGGCCCTGATCCATGAGGGCAACGTCCGCCGCGTGGTCATTAAGCAAGGCGAGGATACCATCGTCGAGTTTCCGCTGACCGTTGGCGTGGTGGGCGCGGTCCTTGCTCCGATGCTGGCGGCAGTAGGCGCGATCGCCGCCCTGGTTGCCGATTGCACGATTGAGGTCGAGCGCGAGCCGGTGGTATAAGCGTCTGCCGGATACGCGCAGTGTAGGCGCACGAAAGTTCCATCAGCCGACGGATCAGTCTCGCTGATCCGTCGGCATGACATGTTGTATGCGCTGTCAAGGTTCTCCCGTGGCTCTTGCTCTGGTTCTTTAGGAGGCGTACCATGATTGATAGTACCAGAAGGAATGACGCGCTCGGCATCGTCGGGGCGATCCTGGTGGTGCTTGGCGGCCTCTTCCTCGTCGCTCAGCTCTTCGACTTGAATATCTGGGGTGTGGCCTGGCCCTTCTTCGTGATTCTTCCCGGCCTGCTCTGCTTTGTCGCGATGTTCCTGGGCGGGCGCAGCGCCGGGCCGCTGGCGATTCCAGGCAGCATCATCACCACCGTAGGGCTGATCCTGCTCTACCAGACGATCACCAACCACTTCGAGTCGTGGGCCTATGCCTGGACGCTGATCCCCACCGCAGTTGGCGTCGGGATGCTGATCGACGGCTCGATCAGAGATCTGCCCAAAAGCATCGAGGGCGGCAAGGGCCTGGTGCGCGTCGGCCTGATCATGTTCCTGGTCGGCATCACATTCTTCGAGCTGGTGATCGACATCAGCGGCAGGACCAACAGCCTGCTGCGCGGCATCGTCGGGCCGCTGCTGCTGATCGCGGGCGGCATCTACCTCTTCTTCCGCCGCGCGCGCCCCGCTGCTGAGCAGGATTCTACCCAGGCGCAGGAGGCGTCGCCGCTCGCCGCGCCGATCGAGCCGACCAGCATCGATCTATCGCAGCCTCCACCGCCGCCCATTCAACCGACTGTCGAGCCAGCGGCTCAGGAGCGGGCCGTGGGCGAGCACGCCGCGAGCTGACGACGAGCCAGGGCTAGAATGCGCGGCTGGGTATGCGCAAGCGTGCCAGCCGCGCTTCGATTCATGGCCTCGGAGGCGGATCTGTCGCTGGCTGCCAATCGCGAGGCCAGGGGTGCGGCACGCGCGTTGCTATACAGAGCGCAGCAGTGCAGAATCAACGTGCGTGTTTGGGAAGCAGGGTGTGCGATTCTGCAAGAGCAGTGACATGGTTGGGGGACTCCCAATCCCCCGGACTGATGGCGCAGCAGGAGGTAGAGTCGATCTATGCGGAATAGCAATTGGCGAGGCTATCGTATGGCCGCGTGGCTGGGAGTAGCCCTGCTGGTAGCGGCGATTGTGTTTACTGGGGCGCAGGGCCAGTGGATGATGGCGCTGCCGCTTGTCGGCTTTACGGCTGCGGCGGTGCTGTTTATCAAGCTGGAAGCCTACCTGCCGACGCTGTTCGATCTGCTGTTTGTGATCGCCGCGCTGCTCAACGCGGGCGGCTGGGCCTTCAAGTGGTACAACACGCTCGGCCCCTACGACGAGATCGCCCACGGCTTTACGACCTTCGCCGTGACGCTGGCGTTTGGCTATCTGGCCTATCATCGCATGCTGAGCAGCTTCCACGCGCAGCGCCTGCTTTTTGTTCTGACGATCGCCTGCTTTGGCATCGCGATCGGCGCGCTCTGGGAGATCGCCGAGTGGCTGAGCGATTTCTTCGTCGCCTCGGAGGTGGTCGAGAGCATCGATGATATTATCGACGACCTGATCATGGATACGCTCGGCGCGAGTATCGCCGGGCTGTTTAGCCTCTGGGCGCTGCACGACTACGCGCTGACTGAGTCGGATCGCTCCACACCCGCCACGCCTGAGCGATCCGAGTCGCAAAAGGTGCAGGCCACGCAAAAGAAGCTGATGCCGGAGTGAGCTGTAACATCGTCCCCGCTGCTCAGCGCTCAGCTTATCCCCTCTGATTGGACCAAAGTTGGAGCAGGCGCTCATCCGAGCGCCCCATTGCCTGTGCCGCCGCGATCCGTATACTGCCAGACGTAGTGCTTAGAAGGAGCATGTGTTGATGTATCGATGGTATCTTGCGCTCTGCGGCCTGCTGCTGGCTCTGCTGCCGATCCGGGCGCATGCGCAGACCGCCGCGCCGCCGACCGTGGTCAAGCTCGCCGGGACGACTCCGGGGCGGGTCTATGCTGGGACGATCTGCGGCGCGTACGAGCAGGCCGTTGGAGACGGGCGCTGGGTGAAAATCGGCGGGCTGGACGATCAGATCGTCGATCTGGTGCAGCTTAAGAACGATGCGCTGGTGGCGATCGGCGGCGGGAAGGTCTTTCGTCGCGCGCCGGGCGAGGCCTGGCAGGCGGCGAATATCGATGTTGGCAGCGCGCGGGCGCTGGCCGTCGATCCAACGGGTGAGCGAGTCTATATGCTGGCTGGCAGCAGCAGCTATGCCGTCTTCCGCTCCGACGATGCAGGTCGTACCTGGCGGATTCTCACCAGCACCACCGCCGATGCCGCGCCCTTCGATCTTGCGGTCGCGCGCGACATCACGACCGGCCAGGATGTGGTGCTCTTCGATTTCGGGCTGAGCGGTCGCGTGGGCGGCTCCGTGCTAATGCGCTCCCTGGATGGCGGCGCGACCTGGGGCGAGCTGCCGACGAGCGCCGACCCAAGCATACGCCTGCGGCTTGGCAGCATCTTTTTCGATTCGAGAACCTTCAGCTTCTATATCCATGCATCGAAGCCCAACGATCCGACCAATCGGCTCTACCGTCTGGCGGCGACAGGCAGCACGCTGGAAGAGGTCGGCATCCCCGCCGACGTGCAGACCGGCGGGATCAGTGCCCTGACGACGTATCCCGACACGATGGTTATCGCAGGGCCGAAGGGCGTCTTCGTCGGGCCGATCGGAGGCGGCGCGAACGCCTTCCGGCGCTACGAGCAGGGCCTTGAAGGCGCGCAGGTGCTCGATCTGATCACCACGTCGGCTCCGCGCGTGGGAACAGCAATCTACGCAGGCACGACGCGCGGCGTCTTCACCGGCAACCCATCGGCGGTCGACAACTGGTTCGGCGTCTCGACGGGCCTGGCGGCGTGTCCCAGCCAGGGACCATCACCCTTCGATCGGATCGCGCCGTTTCCCGACTCGGCGCAGCGGCGCTATTTTCCAGAGACAGGCCACGCGCTGAGCTACGAGTTTAAGCGCTTCTGGGAGCGTAACGGCGGCCTTGCAGTCTTTGGCTATCCGCTCAGCGAGGAGTTTGTCGAGCGCAACGTCGATCTGGGCCAGGACTTTACCACGCAGTACTTCGAGCGTGAGCGCTTCGAGTTCCACCCTGAGAATCGCGAGCCGTATCGCGTGCTGCTGGGTCGGCTCGGCGATGAGCTGCTCAGGTCGCAGGGCCGCGACTGGCGCAACGAGGACGCGCCCAATAATCCGTTTCCCAATAGCGCCTGCCAGACGTTCAGCGTGGGCGGGCAGCAGCGGAGCGTGTGCGGGCCGTTTCTGCAATACTGGCGCGCGCATGGTCTTGAGTTCGACGGACGGCGCGGCACGTCGTTCAACGAGAGTCTGGCGCTCTTTGGGCTGCCGCTGACGATGCCCAGGGTCGAGAAAAATCCCGACGGCAGCGAGGTGCTGACGCAGTGGTTCGAGCGCGCGCGCTTCGAGTATCATCCCACCAACCCCGATCCGTATA
The DNA window shown above is from Herpetosiphonaceae bacterium and carries:
- a CDS encoding glucoamylase family protein encodes the protein MSNSMKNPIRVAAVALLALSAMLPALTQAGPQDNRLSVQQQRVLRQYAVDTWQSFVAMVDEQTGLPADNINAVTHQVSAYTSPTNIGAYIWSTLVARDLQIITPQEARERIAQTLEALAELERHEPSGMFYNWYNPATGEKLTTWPVDQSRVYPFLSSVDNGWLAMALMMVTNSVPQLRDQAQAIVGEMNFSCYYDPAAGLMRGGFWDTSPPPGNWPLGFYCGGGPDVFYTGHHYGALNTEPRIASYIGIAKDGVPATHYFKMWRTFPPTCDWSWQEMQPQGVWRNYLGVDVFEGHYTYRGMDIVPSWGGSMFEALMVPLFVPEEEWGARSWGINHPLYVQAQIEHGMQEAGYGYWGFSPSNNPAGGYREYGVDPIGLDPAGYTSDQERTTVDYGWSDPGCPRPASIPTDYGQGVVTPHASFLALEFAPDAALENLSNLRTDFGAYGWGGFYDAINVTTGEMSRYYLALDQGMIMAALGNALRNDRLQHYFVHGEVEQAIRPILAIEEFTAGR
- a CDS encoding DUF4342 domain-containing protein → MQAPVEMESIQVKGSELIDRIKALIHEGNVRRVVIKQGEDTIVEFPLTVGVVGAVLAPMLAAVGAIAALVADCTIEVEREPVV